The following coding sequences are from one Candidatus Nitronereus thalassa window:
- a CDS encoding iron-containing redox enzyme family protein, translated as MIWKLSADQFRERLFDIVSRKQHWSTPYFNGSTATKAQLNIHFRQEYAVYIRDFSVLLGRLLGKNPAWEMRRQLATTIYEEETGKLSLGQPHQELFLDMMLGLGYPRAEFRDVELLSQSFSFREWLDDICQEQEWIVGAAILTLLVEGSANDRQEVFSQEEPKSEAEIEDIVLKHPLVIYHGLDPKHMDLVRVREMIEPSNRKIVYDSIVKEATANKQHTLVLEHLEEGLQLWLNYRDGIARACGLRQV; from the coding sequence ATGATTTGGAAGCTTTCAGCTGACCAGTTTCGCGAACGTCTTTTTGACATTGTTAGCCGCAAACAACATTGGTCGACACCCTACTTCAACGGAAGCACGGCCACCAAGGCCCAGCTAAATATTCATTTCCGCCAAGAGTATGCGGTATACATCCGGGATTTTTCCGTGCTGCTCGGTCGGCTTCTTGGGAAAAACCCTGCATGGGAAATGCGCCGACAGCTGGCTACCACGATCTACGAAGAGGAAACCGGGAAACTCTCGCTTGGCCAGCCACACCAGGAACTCTTTTTGGACATGATGTTAGGTCTCGGGTATCCACGCGCCGAATTTCGCGATGTCGAATTGCTCTCGCAGAGTTTTTCGTTCCGGGAATGGCTCGATGATATTTGCCAAGAGCAAGAGTGGATTGTGGGTGCCGCGATCTTGACCCTTCTTGTTGAAGGATCGGCGAATGATCGACAGGAAGTCTTTAGCCAAGAAGAACCAAAATCCGAAGCTGAAATCGAAGATATTGTCCTTAAACACCCGCTTGTGATCTACCATGGCCTTGACCCCAAACACATGGATTTGGTCCGGGTTCGTGAAATGATTGAGCCCTCTAATCGAAAAATTGTGTACGATTCAATTGTCAAAGAGGCAACTGCCAACAAACAGCATACTCTGGTATTGGAGCACTTGGAGGAAGGTCTCCAATTATGGCTAAACTACCGAGATGGCATTGCTCGTGCTTGTGGGCTCCGCCAAGTTTAA